CGGTGACGAGGACCGTCCCGCCGAACGCCAGTCCGGGCACGCCCAGCAGGAACGCGGTGATCGACGGGGAAACGAAAAACGACAGCCCGAACGTGACCGCGCCCGTGCCAGCGATCAATTCTCCGTATCCGCGGGCGCGTGCACCGGCTCGCAGATGATCGATCCCGACGGCGCTGAAACCGGCACCGAACAGCCCCCTGGCGGTGACGTCGAGATCGACGCCGGCGACGGTCGGCGGCCCGACCAGCCCGGCCGCGACGATGACAGCCCCGGCCAGGACACCGACGACATCGCTAGCGAGGTCGAGCCGGGGGCGCGCCGCTCATGATTCGAGTTCGTCGGCGGGCTGTTGGTCGGATTCGAGAACCCCGACCGCGATCGCGAGCTGATAGATCCCGGCGGCCAGCAGGAACAGCCCGGCCGTGACGGCGAACAGCCGGCTCGACTCGCCGTAAGGTGCGAGCAACGCCAGCACGATCGCGGAGCCGGAGACGAGGTGTGCTGCACCGCGTCTCGGGACGCCGAGCGCGACGTTGTCGTACAGGCCGGCGACGCCGAACGCGAACGCGACGACCACGAGCACGACGACTGCGAGCGACTGATCGAGCAGGTCGATCCGGCCGGTCGCACCCACGACCAGCAGTGCCAGGCCGAACAGGAACCCGACAACGCCGGCTCCGGTGCCGAAGACGAGGTCGCGTCCGTCCGCAGGGAGGGAAGACGCCATTATCGGGTATTCACTCCCGACATATTTCAAACTAGGTAGCGAGGCGGATTCCCCGCCCTTCCGAAAACCGTAGGTTTTCGGCTTTCGCAAATCTTCGATTTGCGTCAACACCGTGGGCGGGGTTGAAGCCGACACTCGTTGCCACAAACCACCAACTATTAAGTACCTCTACTGTCTATTGAAACCTGTGGCAGACGACTACCTGAGACGCACCGCAATCACCCGTCCCATCCTCACCGACGAGCAACAGAACTTGCTCGATACCACCATCAGCGAGTGGAAAACTGCCTGTAACATCAGCAGTCACATCGGATGGAAACACGGTGAAACGCGGAAAACCTACCTCCAAGACCTCGCCTACGACACGGTGATGGAGGAAACCTGTCTCGGGAGTCAGCACGCAATTCTCGCCGCTCATCAGGCCGCAGCCGCACTTGATGGTGTCGAAGCAATCGAAGACCTTGACGAACACTACAAAACGTCTCAACCAGGGTTCACTAGCAATACGGTGAAATACGACACTCGGACGATGACGTTGTTCGATGACGGGTCTGTGTCGCTTTCCACCGTCGATGGTCGGATTCGGTGTGACCTGAACCTGCCAGACAACGAAGACGGGTATCAACACGAATACCTCAACGATGACGAGTGGGAGGTAACAGAGTCTACACTGTCAAAGCGTGATGGCGAATACTACCTGCACCTCGGTTTCCGAAAGGAAAAGCCCGAAAAGCAAGTTGACGTGCAAGGTGACGATGAGGACAGGACAGTTCTCGGTGTTGACCTCGGCATCGTCAACATCGCCACCACCAGCACAGCATACTTCGCCTCTGGCAGAGAACTCAGGCACCAGCATCGAGAGTTCGAGCGGATTCGCGGCAACCTTCAGCAGACTGGGACACAATCCGCCCATCGGACGATACAGCAGATGAGCGGTAGAGAATCACGGTATCTTCGTGACCAACTCCATCAAGTTGCGAACCAGATTCTCGAAGAAGCACGTACTCATGGTTGCGAGTACATCGCGTTTGAGAATCTGAAACACATCCGGAAGCGTGCGCCGCCCGTCAAAGAGTTTCACCAGTGGGCGCACCGACAACTCGTTGACCTCGTGGAGTACAAGGCCGAAGCCGAAGGGATTAGTGTCAAGTTTGTAGACCCGAAGAACACGAGTCGGCGATGTCCCGAGTGTGGTCATACGAGTGAGGGGAACCGAGTGCGACAGGCGGAGTTTGAGTGTGAGTCGTGTGGTGCAACTCAGAATGCAGATTACGTGGGTGCGAAGAATGTTGGGTGGCGGTACGTCCGTCGCGGCCTACAGTCGTCGCGGCGGACGGGCGACAGTCAACTCGCCCTGAAGTCAGGAATAGTGACGCCAAATCGGGGATTTGTCCCGTCCGACTAACCACGCGGTCGGCAGAGGCCGAGTTCACTGACAAGCCATTCAAGCCCCGTGCCACCGTGCGCGGGGTGGCAGTTGACGGTTGATGGACAGTGTCGACAGCGCTCGAGTCTTCTATGCCGGCGGTACGCCGCCTCGACGCCGGCTAGAGCCGCCGGTAGGCGCCGTCCGACGCCGTGATCTCGCCGGCCCGACGCAGTTTCTCCAGCGTGCGATCGACGTAGTCCTCGGTGATGCCCCGCTCCCGTGCGTACGCGACGATCTCGTCTCTGGTCGGCTCGTCGAGTTCGACCAGCGCGTCGGTCACAGTCTCCTGGCGACTGCGAGAACCGCCGACTCCCTGTTCGGCTCGATCGCCCGCCTGTGTAGCGGCCTCGGGATCGACGCCCGACGATTCCAGATAGGTTTCGTCGTCGATCCCCGCCTCGTCCAGCCGGGCGGCCATGCTCGCGAAGTCATCGAGGTCGGCGAACACCTCGCCCATCTCCTGGCGCTCGGCCAGCATCGCCGCCCGGGCCTGTTTCGCCCGGTCGGGGTCGTCGGTCGTGACGAACTGCTTGAGTCGATCGAACCGCTTTCGAGTGCCGCACCGGGGACACCGGGTCGTCTCCGGTCGCCCCTCGACGACCCACAGCGCGCTACACTCGCTGCACCCGACGACAGCGTACATATCAGGGAATACGCCCCCGAAGGCAAGAAGGTGCCGCCAGACACCGACGGGGGCCTCGCGAACGCTTTTCCCGAGTGGCGATGA
This window of the Halapricum desulfuricans genome carries:
- a CDS encoding RNA-guided endonuclease InsQ/TnpB family protein; translated protein: MADDYLRRTAITRPILTDEQQNLLDTTISEWKTACNISSHIGWKHGETRKTYLQDLAYDTVMEETCLGSQHAILAAHQAAAALDGVEAIEDLDEHYKTSQPGFTSNTVKYDTRTMTLFDDGSVSLSTVDGRIRCDLNLPDNEDGYQHEYLNDDEWEVTESTLSKRDGEYYLHLGFRKEKPEKQVDVQGDDEDRTVLGVDLGIVNIATTSTAYFASGRELRHQHREFERIRGNLQQTGTQSAHRTIQQMSGRESRYLRDQLHQVANQILEEARTHGCEYIAFENLKHIRKRAPPVKEFHQWAHRQLVDLVEYKAEAEGISVKFVDPKNTSRRCPECGHTSEGNRVRQAEFECESCGATQNADYVGAKNVGWRYVRRGLQSSRRTGDSQLALKSGIVTPNRGFVPSD
- a CDS encoding DUF5817 domain-containing protein, translating into MYAVVGCSECSALWVVEGRPETTRCPRCGTRKRFDRLKQFVTTDDPDRAKQARAAMLAERQEMGEVFADLDDFASMAARLDEAGIDDETYLESSGVDPEAATQAGDRAEQGVGGSRSRQETVTDALVELDEPTRDEIVAYARERGITEDYVDRTLEKLRRAGEITASDGAYRRL